A window from Pararge aegeria chromosome 6, ilParAegt1.1, whole genome shotgun sequence encodes these proteins:
- the LOC120624263 gene encoding protein GVQW3-like has product MEKIEHRAVIKFLTKQGKSVQTILEEMSSVYGESCPGKTMVHKWHTLFKQGRASLEDDPRPGRPIEVTTPEIIQKVEKLILEDARLKKKQLAEMVGVSDTTIFKILHDHLGMTKVSARWVPRMLTPPQK; this is encoded by the coding sequence atggagaaaatcgaGCACCGCGCTGTCATAAAGTTCCTTACCAAGCAAGGTAAATCGGTTCAAACCATACTAGAAGAGATGTCATCCGTTTACGGGGAGTCTTGCCCCGGTAAAACCATGGTTCATAAGTGGCATACCCTTTTTAAGCAAGGCAGGGCCTCACTTGAAGATGATCCTCGGCCAGGACGGCCGATCGAGGTGACCACTCCggaaataattcaaaaagtgGAAAAATTAATACTGGAAGATGCTAGACTAAAGAAGAAACAGCTCGCAGAAATGGTTGGAGTGTCCGATACAACcatatttaaaattcttcaCGATCATCTCGGCATGACCAAAGTCAGTGCAAGGTGGGTGCCGAGAATGCTCACGCCGCCTCAAAAATAA